A region from the Musa acuminata AAA Group cultivar baxijiao chromosome BXJ1-10, Cavendish_Baxijiao_AAA, whole genome shotgun sequence genome encodes:
- the LOC103999621 gene encoding protein ROLLING AND ERECT LEAF 2, with product MGVASSKIEEDKALVLCRERRRLVRQALDERCSLAAAHVSYVQSLRNTGIALRQFVDPGSPVKSSLYTSTSATPEPLAPTDKPVSQFSNSSPSLSQHMETAESFSPVPSLLSSGHLHVNHMKARTTSYMTVKEKPPISVTMTLQTSPATPKHLASQSDEISSFEDSPTPTGMQPWDYFGVPHPIDNQLSFQDGKGLNYGFDNADETRHLSEEEGIPDLEEEVGDIAHGKNDLDSEDDFDQPSSEPLVRIFKNRNLVSEHQSKSDNSTIQSMVDIVSATTHQNGDDMKLKNGIYENDRTPEKTPTKVASVKVAFSINGKAEESNPETNHKARDFLLCMNEIEDLFLKASESGREVPRMLEANKVQFRPLFPEGNAHRSKASAFLTACLACCKAETPHHQVSATNEVKYLTWHRSVSLLSSSSENFLGSMTKDDTQEPNGNLFNGTYMNSGSHASTLDRLYAWERKLYDEVKASGIIRREYDMKCRLLRQKESTKVKPENIDKIRAVVKDLHSRIRVAIQRIDYISKKIEEIRDKELEPQLEELIGGLTRMWRTMLDHHSRQYSIISLAFNNGSNKLSIQSELECRATVLEFELNSLGSNFTEWVSAHKSYLHAINEWLRKGLVLSQKRNRSYRRRPPEFCPKRDMAPPIFVTCEDWLLLLNSLPTKEVESAIKDLVTVTTHYLPCQEKKGYGTSKLSFSLRQNAEQGDKLGEHVLTNDTHANGSLDYGNLKSVLVEFLDKLKSFAKSSVSGYEALQKSIDEFRVSYERTVLRT from the exons ATGGGGGTTGCAAGCTCAAAGATCGAAGAAGACAAGGCCCTTGTGCTATGCAGAGAAAGGAGGCGGCTTGTTAGACAAGCTCTTGATGAAAGATGCTCGCTTGCAGCTGCTCATGTTTCTTATGTTCAGTCCCTTAGAAATACTGGAATCGCACTTAGACAATTTGTAGACCCTGGATCCCCTGTTAAATCTTCCTTGTATACATCAACATCTGCAACACCCGAGCCTCTTGCTCCAACTGATAAGCCTGTATCGCAGTTCTCAAACTCATCTCCATCTCTTTCACAGCATATGGAGACAGCTGAATCATTTTCTCCAGTTCCTTCTCTCCTCTCATCTGGACATCTTCATGTAAATCACATGAAAGCCAGAACAACTTCTTACATGACAGTCAAAGAGAAACCTCCAATTTCAGTAACGATGACCCTACAAACCTCACCCGCCACTCCAAAgcaccttgcatcacaatcagatGAAATTTCATCCTTTGAAGATTCCCCCACACCTACCGGGATGCAGCCATGGGATTATTTTGGTGTTCCTCATCCTATTGACAATCAGCTTTCATTTCAAGATGGGAAAGGGTTAAACTATGGTTTTGATAATGCTGATGAAACTAGACATCTCAGCGAAGAGGAGGGCATACCAGATTTGGAAGAAGAAGTAGGGGACATAGCACATGGGAAAAATGACTTGGACTCGGAAGATGATTTTGACCAACCTTCCAGTGAACCATTGGTTCGAATATTCAAGAACCGAAATTTGGTTTCAGAACATCAATCAAAGAGTGACAATTCAACCATCCAATCTATGGTAGATATTGTTTCTGCAACTACGCACCAGAATGGGGATGATATGAAGCTTAAAAATGGTATCTATGAAAATGATAGAACTCCTGAAAAGACACCGACAAAAGTGGCATCCGTCAAAGTTGCATTTTCTATAAATGGAAAGGCCGAAGAATCTAATCCAGAAACTAATCACAAGGCGAGGGATTTCTTGTTGTGTATGAATGAAATTGAAGACCTATTCTTGAAAGCTTCTGAATCTGGAAGAGAAGTCCCAAGGATGCTGGAGGCAAACAAAGTGCAATTCCGGCCTTTATTTCCTGAAGGAAATG CTCACAGATCAAAAGCGTCTGCATTTTTGACAGCCTGTCTTGCTTGTTGTAAAGCAGAAACACCTCACCATCAGG TTTCTGCTACAAATGAAGTGAAGTACTTAACATGGCATAGGTCGGTGTCATTGCTCTCCTCATCATCTGAGAATTTTCTTGGTTCAATGACAAAAGATGATACACAGGAACCCAATGGTAATCTCTTCAATGGTACTTACATGAATTCAGGTAGCCATGCCTCAACATTAGATAGGCTATATGCATGGGAAAGAAAGCTTTATGATGAAGTTAAG GCAAGTGGTATAATCCGGAGGGAGTATGACATGAAGTGTAGACTGCTGAGGCAGAAAGAATCTACAAAAGTAAAACCAGAAAACATTGATAAAATCCGTGCCGTTGTCAAGGATCTCCATTCTAGAATCCGTGTTGCAATCCAGAGAATTGATTATATATCAAAGAAAATAGAGGAGATAAGGGACAAGGAGCTTGAACCACAACTGGAAGAGTTGATTGGAGG CCTAACAAGAATGTGGAGAACAATGCTTGACCACCACAGCCGTCAGTACAGCATTATCTCGTTGGCTTTCAACAATGGCAGCAACAAACTGTCAATTCAGTCTGAATTGGAGTGTCGGGCCACAGTCCTTGAGTTTGAGCTGAATTCTCTGGGTTCAAATTTCACAGAATGGGTATCAGCACACAAATCCTATCTCCACGCCATCAATGAGTGGCTTCGTAAAGGCTTAGTATTATCACAAAAACGGAACAGGTCATATAGGAGAAGGCCTCCAGAATTTTGTCCAAAAAGAGACATGGCTCCTCCCATCTTTGTTACTTGCGAAGATTGGTTGCTGCTGCTGAATAGTCTGCCTACCAAGGAAGTGGAATCTGCTATAAAGGATCTAGTAACTGTGACAACCCATTACTTGCCTTGCCAAGAGAAGAAGGGCTATGGGACTTCAAAGTTATCATTCTCATTACGACAAAATGCAGAGCAGGGTGATAAACTAGGAGAACATGTTCTCACAAATGATACACATGCCAATGGTAGTCTCGATTATGGCAACCTGAAATCAGTTCTCGTGGAGTTCCTAGATAAGCTGAAGTCTTTTGCGAAGTCATCGGTTTCAGGGTATGAAGCTCTCCAGAAGTCGATCGATGAGTTTCGAGTTTCTTACGAGAGAACTGTGCTTCGAACATGA